In one window of Vulpes vulpes isolate BD-2025 chromosome 1, VulVul3, whole genome shotgun sequence DNA:
- the CIC gene encoding protein capicua homolog isoform X1: MKPMKKACVGLPGSGSGGKSPPATRAKALRRRGAGEGDKPEEEDDEAQQQQQQQQPPPGPEEAEEGEEEESERGPGAEGLPPELHPDDPAAPGPAEDPKVEGEASRWEPSLSRKTATFKSRAPKKKYVEEHGAGSGSSGAAGAPEERARTPEEAGTLGVPPRPPTSTRSSSTDTASEHSADLEDEPAEACGPGPWPPSGTSGGYDLRQLRSQRVLARRGDGLFLPAVVRQVRRSQDLGVQFSGDRALTFYEGAPGGGVDVVLDATPPPGALVVGTAVCTCVEPGVAAYREGVVVEVATKPAAYKVRLSPGPNTQPGPPAALPQPPQLPHREPEEAVWVARSSLRLLRPPWEPEAPPRKPPAGPEEEQAEPAGTLPPCPAALDPKQPEDAEVSKISFGGNLGTCEEGEEKHPPALGTPALLPLPPPQLLSPPPKSPAFAGPGRPGEQPSPCQEGSQGGSRSSSVASLEKGAAPAARARTPLTAAQQKYKKGDVVCTPNGIRKKFNGKQWRRLCSRDGCMKESQRRGYCSRHLSMRTKEMEGLADSGPGGAGRPAGVAAREGSTEFDWGDETSRDSEASSVAARGDSRPRLVAPADLSRFEFDECEAAVMLVSLGSSRSGTPSFSPVSTQSPFSPAPSPSPSPLFGFRPANFSPINASPVIQRTAVRSRHLSASTPKGGVLTPPDLGPHPPPPAPRERHSSGILPTFQTNLTFTVPISPGRRKTELLPHPGALGAPGTGGGGATPDFPKSDSLDSGVDSVSHTPTPSTPAGFRAVSPAVPFSRSRQPSPLLLLPPPAGLTSDPGPSVRRVPAVQRDSPVIVRNPDVPLPSKFPGEVSTAGEARAAGPGRGCRETPVPPGVASGKPGLPPPLPAPVPITVPPAAPTAVAQPMPTFGLASSPFQPVAFHPSPAALLPVLVPSSYTSHPAPKKEVIMGRPGTVWTNVEPRSVAVFPWHSLVPFLAPSQPDPSVQPSEAQQPASHPVASNQSKEPAESAAVAHEQPPGGTGNADPGRPPGATCPESPGPGPPHTLGVVEPGKGPPPATEEDAPGPPGEPRLDSETESDHDDAFLSIMSPEIQLPLPPGKRRTQSLSALPKERDSSSEKDGRSPNKREKDHIRRPMNAFMIFSKRHRALVHQRHPNQDNRTVSKILGEWWYALGPKEKQKYHDLAFQVKEAHFKAHPDWKWCNKDRKKSSSEAKPTSLGLAGGHKETRERSMSETGTAAAPGVSSELLSVAAQTLLSSDTKAPGSGSCGAERLHTVGGPGSARPRAFSHSGVHSLDGGEVDSQALQELTQMVSGPASYSGPKPSTQYGAPGPFSASSDGGALAASGRPPLLPTRASRSQRAASEDMTSDEERMVICEEEGDDDVIADDGFGTTDIDLKCKERVTDSESGDSSGEDPEGSKGFGRKVFSPVIRSSFTHCRPPLDPEPPGPPDPPPAFGKGYGPTPSSSSSSPASSSASAATSFPLGSGTFKAQESGQGSTGGPLRPPPPGAGGPVTPSKATRFLPTDPAAFRRKRPESVGSLEPPGPSVIAAPPGGGGSVLQTLVLPPNKEDREGSGSRMPSAPAPSLSYGAPAAPLSRPAATMVTNVVRPVSSTPVPIASKPFPTSARAEASPNDTAGARTEPVAGSRAPGSSPLGVSLVYSDKKSAAATSPAPHLVAGPLLGTVGKAPATVTNLLVGTPGYGAPAPPAVQFIAQGAPGSGATTGSGAGAGSGPNGPVPLGILQPGALGKAGGITQVQYILPTLPQQLQVAPAPAPAPGTKAAAPGGPAPTTSIRFTLPPGTSTNGKVLAATAPTPGIPILQSVPSAPPPKAQSVSPVQAPPPGGSAQLLPGKVLVPLAAPSMSVRGGGAGQPLPLVSPPFSVPVQNGAQPPSKIIQLTPVPVSTPSGLVPPLSPATLSGPTSQPQKVLLPSSTRITYVQSAGGHALPLGTSPTSSQAGTVTSYGPTSSVALGFTSLGPSGPAFVQPLLSGQAPLLAPGQVGVSPVPSPQLPPTCTAPGGPVITAFYPGSPAPTSSAPLAQPSQAPPGLVYTVATSTTPPAANILPKGPPAPATATPAPTSPFPNATAGSMTYSLVAPKAQRPTPKAPQKVKAAIASIPVGSFEAGAPGRSGPAARQPLEPGPAREPPTPESELEGQPATPAPPPPPETWAPTARSSPPPPLPAEERTSSKGPETMASKFPGSSSDWRVPGLGLESRGEPPTPPSPAPAPAPAPGGGGSSSSEGSSGRAAGDTPERKEAAGTGKKVKVRPPPLKKTFDSVDNRVLSEVDFEERFAELPEFRPEEVLPSPTLQSLATSPRAILGSYRKKRKNSTDLDSAPEDPTSPKRKMRRRSSCSSEPNTPKSAKCEGDIFTFDRTGTEAEDVLGELEYEKVPYSSLRRTLDQRRALVMQLFQDHGFFPSAQATAAFQARYADIFPSKVCLQLKIREVRQKIMQAATPTEQPPGADAPLPGPPPAGTAAAPVPTPSPAGGPDPTSPGSDSGTAPAAPPLPPPPEPGPGQPGWEGPPQPSPPPPGPSTAATGR, encoded by the exons ATGAAGCCAATGAAGAAGGCATGTGTCGGCCTCCCGGGTTCTGGCAGTGGCGGCAAGTCCCCACCAGCCACCCGGGCCAAGGCCCTGAGACGgcgaggggctggggagggcgaCAAGCCAGAGGAGGAAGACGACGAggcgcagcagcagcagcagcagcagcagccgcctcCGGGGCCAGAAGAGGctgaggagggtgaggaggaggagtcCGAGCGGGGCCCTGGGGCGGAAGGGCTGCCCCCCGAGCTGCACCCTGACGACCCAGCGGCCCCAGGCCCAGCCGAGGACCCCAAGGTAGAGGGGGAGGCAAGCCGCTGGGAGCCCTCCCTCAGCCGTAAGACGGCCACATTCAAGTCTCGAGCGCCCAAGAAGAAATATGTGGAGGAGCATGGAGCTGGCAGTGGGAGCAGTGGGGCGGCCGGGGCCCCCGAAGAAAGAGCACGGACCCCGGAGGAGGCTGGCACCCTGGGTGTACCTCCACGGCCACCCACCTCCACCCGTTCCTCTTCCACTGACACAGCCAGCGAGCACTCGGCCGACCTGGAAGATGAGCCAGCCGAAGCTTGTGGGCCAGGCCCCTGGCCCCCAAGTGGCACCAGTGGTGGATATGACCTGCGACAGCTGAGGTCCCAACGGGTACTGGCTCGGCGGGGAGATGGCCTCTTCCTGCCGGCCGTGGTACGCCAGGTGCGCAGAAGCCAGGACCTGGGGGTACAGTTCTCCGGGGACCGGGCCCTGACTTTCTACGAGGGGGCACCCGGCGGCGGTGTAGATGTGGTTTTGGATGCCACGCCGCCGCCGGGTGCCCTGGTGGTGGGCACCGCTGTCTGTACCTGTGTGGAGCCTGGCGTGGCTGCCTACCGTGAGGGTGTGGTGGTGGAGGTGGCCACCAAGCCGGCTGCCTACAAGGTCCGCCTCAGCCCCGGCCCCAAcacccagccaggccccccagccGCCCTGCCACAGCCCCCACAGCTGCCGCACCGTGAGCCCGAGGAGGCCGTGTGGGTGGCCCGCTCCAGCTTGCGCCTGCTGCGGCCCCCCTGGGAACCCGAGGCTCCACCGAGGAAGCCCCCTGCGGGCCCCGAGGAGGAGCAGGCTGAGCCAGCGGGCACCCTAcccccctgccctgctgccctggacCCCAAGCAGCCTGAGGATGCCGAAGTGTCTAAGATCAGCTTCGGTGGCAACCTGGGGACTTGCGAGGAGGGTGAGGAGAAGCACCCGCCGGCCCTGGGCACCCCGGCCCTGCTCCCActgcccccgccccagctcctGTCACCGCCACCGAAGTCCCCGGCTTTCGCAGGCCCAGGCCGCCCTGGTGAGCAGCCCTCACCCTGCCAAGAGGGGAGCCAGGGCGGCAGCCGGAGCAGCAGCGTAGCCTCTCTGGAGAAGGGGGCTGCGCCAGCCGCCCGGGCCCGCACCCCGCTGACAGCCGCCCAGCAGAAGTATAAGAAGGGTGACGTGGTGTGCACACCCAACGGAATTCGCAAGAAGTTCAACGGCAAGCAGTGGCGACGGCTGTGCTCCCGAGACGGCTGCATGAAGGAGTCGCAGCGGCGGGGCTACTGCTCACGCCACCTGTCCATGCGAACCAAGGAGATGGAGGGCCTGGCAGACAGTGGCCCTGGTGGCGCCGGGCGGCCGGCGGGTGTGGCGGCGCGCGAGGGCAGCACCGAGTTTGACTGGGGCGACGAAACATCGCGTGACAGTGAGGCCAGCAGTGTGGCGGCCCGTGGGGACTCGCGCCCACGCCTGGTGGCTCCCGCTGACCTGTCACGCTTTGAGTTCGATGAGTGTGAGGCGGCCGTGATGTTGGTGTCGTTGGGCAGCTCTCGCTCGGGCACGCCCTCCTTCTCCCCCGTGTCTACGCAGTCGCCCTTCTCACCTGCCCCATCGCCCTCCCCGTCGCCGCTCTTTGGCTTCCGCCCTGCCAATTTCAGCCCCATCAATGCCTCACCAGTCATCCAACGCACTGCTGTTCGCAGCCGCCACCTGAGCGCCAGCACCCCAAAGGGAGGCGTGCTGACGCCACCAGACCTGGGCCCCCACCCACCGCCGCCCGCCCCCAGAGAACGCCATTCTTCTGGCATCCTACCTACCTTCCAGACCAACCTGACCTTCACCGTGCCCATCAGCCCTGGGCGGAGGAAGACAGAGCTGCTGCCCCACCCAGGGGCTCTGGGGGCCCCGGGCACAGGGGGCGGAGGAGCCACCCCGGACTTCCCCAAGAGCGACAGCCTGGACTCTGGCGTGGACTCGGTGTCCCACACGCCGACACCCTCCACGCCAGCTGGCTTCCGGGCGGTGTCACCTGCTGTGCCCTTCTCTCGCTCCCGCCAGCCCTCGCCGTTGCTGCTGTTGCCCCCACCTGCTGGCCTGACCTCGGACCCTGGGCCCTCTGTGCGCAGGGTTCCTGCTGTGCAGCGGGACTCACCGGTTATTGTTCGAAACCCCGATGTGCCGCTGCCCTCCAAATTCCCTGGGGAGGTGAGCACTGCTGGCGAGGCGCGGGCAGCGGGACCTGGGCGGGGCTGCAGAGAGACCCCAGTGCCCCCCGGGGTGGCCAGTGGGAAGCCTGgcctgcccccacctctgccaGCCCCCGTGCCCATCACCGTGCCTCCAGCCGCGCCGACTGCCGTGGCCCAGCCGATGCCTACCTTTGGCCTGGCTTCTTCACCCTTCCAGCCGGTGGCCTTCCACCCCTCACCTGCTGCCCTATTGCCCGTCCTGGTGCCCAGCAGCTACACCAGCCATCCTGCCCCTAAAAAGGAAGTCATCATGGGCCGACCTGGGACAG TGTGGACGAATGTGGAACCTCGCTCTGTTGCTGTGTTCCCCTGGCACTCCTTAGTCCCCTTTCTGGCCCCCAGCCAGCCCGACCCCTCTGTGCAGCCAAGTGAGGCCCAGCAACCTGCCAGCCACCCAGTGGCCTCCAACCAGAGCAAAG AACCTGCTGAGTCGGCAGCTGTTGCTCATGAGCAGCCCCCAGGTGGGACAGGGAATGCTGATCCTGGGCGGCCCCCTGGAGCCACATGCCCTGAGAGTCCAGGGCCTGGACCCCCCCACACTTTGGGGGTGGTGGAACCTGGAAAGGGTCCCCCTCCCGCCACTGAGGAGGATGCCCCCGGCCCTCCAGGAGAGCCCCGGCTGGACAGTGAGACAGAGAGTGACCACGATGATGC CTTCCTCTCCATCATGTCTCCTGAGATCCAGTTGCCCCTGCCACCCGGGAAACGGCGGACCCAGTCTCTCAGTGCCCTGCCAAAGGAACGAGACTCCTCTTCAGAGAAGGATGGACGCAGCCCCAACAAG CGGGAGAAGGACCATATCCGGCGGCCCATGAATGCCTTCATGATCTTCAGCAAGCGGCACCGAGCCCTGGTCCACCAGCGTCACCCCAACCAGGACAACCGGACCGTCAGCAAGATCCTGGGCGAGTGGTGGTACGCCCTGGGGCCCAAGGAAAAGCAGAAGTACCATGACCTGGCCTTCCAG GTGAAGGAGGCCCACTTTAAAGCTCACCCAGACTGGAAGTGGTGCAACAAGGACAGGAAGAAGTCCAGCTCAGAGGCCAAGCCCACGAGCCTGGGGCTGGCAGGAGGGCACAAGGAGACTAGGGAGCGGAGCATGTCAGAGACGGGAACCGCCGCCGCCCCTGGAG TGTCCTCGGAGCTCCTGTCTGTTGCAGCCCAGACACTCTTGAGTTCGGATACCAAGGCTCCGGGGAGCGGCTCCTGTGGGGCAGAGCGTCTACATACAGTGGGTGGACCTGGCTCAGCCCGGCCTCGAGCCTTCTCCCACAGCGGGGTCCACAGCCTGGATGGTGGCGAAGTAGATAGCCAGGCACTACAGGAGCTGACTCAG ATGGTGTCTGGCCCTGCGTCCTATTCCGGTCCAAAGCCTtccacccaatatggggctccaggCCCCTTCTCAGCCTCCAGTGACGGAGGTGCCCTGGCGGCCAGTGGGCGACCCCCGCTGCTGCCCACCCGGGCCTCCCGTTCCCAGCGTGCAGCCAGTGAGGACATGACCAGTGACGAGGAACGCATGGTCATCTGTGAGGAGGAGGGAGACGATGATGTCATTG CTGACGACGGCTTTGGCACCACTGACATTGACCTCAAGTGCAAGGAGCGGGTGACTGACAGTGAGAGCGGAGACAGCTCTGGGGAGGACCCAGAGGGCAGCAAG GGCTTCGGCCGGAAGGTGTTCTCGCCTGTGATTCGTTCCTCCTTTACCCACTGCCGCCCACCGCTGgaccctgagcccccagggcccccggACCCACCTCCAGCCTTTGGCAAAGGCTACGGGCCCACCCcgtcctcctcctcatcctcacctGCCTCCTCCTCAGCCTCAGCAGCCACCTCCTTCCCATTGGGCTCAGGGACCTTCAAGGCCCAGGAGTCAGGCCAGGGCAGCACAGGAGGCCCACTAcggcccccaccccctggggccGGGGGCCCAGTGACACCTTCCAAGGCCACCCGGTTCCTTCCAACGGATCCTGCGGCTTTCCGACGCAAGAGACCTGAAAGCGTGGGAAGCCTGGAGCCGCCAGGCCCCTCGGTCATTGCAGCCCCTCCTGGTGGGGGAGGAAGTGTCCTACAGACGCTGGTCCTGCCCCCAAACAAGGAGGACCGGGAAGGCAGTGGAAGCCGCATGCCCTCCGCCCCGGCTCCATCACTGTCCTATggggccccagcagcccccctgtCCCGCCCAGCTGCTACCATGGTCACCAACGTGGTACGGCCTGTCAGTAGCACTCCTGTGCCCATTGCCTCTAAGcccttccccacctctgcccGGGCTGAGGCATCTCCAAATGACACAGCAGGTGCCAGGACTGAGCCGGTTGCAGGGTCCCGGGCTCCTGGGAGCTCCCCACTGGGTGTAAGCTTAGTATATTCGGACAAGAAGTCAGCAGCAGCCACCTCGCCAGCCCCGCATCTGGTGGCTGGGCCCCTACTGGGCACCGTGGGGAAGGCCCCCGCCACGGTCACCAACCTGCTGGTGGGCACGCCTGGTTATGGGGCCCCAGCACCCCCTGCTGTTCAGTTCATAGCCCAGGGGGCGCCTGGCAGTGGGGCCACTACAGGCTCAGGAGCAGGTGCGGGGAGTGGCCCCAATGGGCCTGTGCCCCTGGGCATCCTGCAGCCAGGTGCCTTGGGCAAAGCTGGGGGAATCACCCAGGTGCAGTACATCCTGCCCACGCTGCCCCAGCAGCTTCAGGTGGCACCCGCCCCGGCACCAGCCCCTGGGACCAAGGCAGCAGCTCCCGGCGGCCCCGCACCCACCACCAGCATCCGGTTCACCCTCCCACCGGGCACCTCCACCAATGGCAAAGTTCTGGCGGCCACCGCACCCACTCCTGGCATCCCCATCCTGCAGTCTGTACCTTCCGCTCCGCCCCCAAAAG CCCAGTCCGTATCTCCtgtgcaggccccgcccccgggtggctcagcccagcTGCTACCCGGGAAGGTGCTGGTGCCCCTGGCGGCCCCTAGCATGTCAGTGCGGGGTGGAGGGGCTGGCCAGCCGCTGCCCCTGGTGAGCCCACCTTTTTCAGTACCTGTGCAGAATGGTGCCCAGCCACCCAGCAAG ATCATCCAGCTGACTCCGGTGCCTGTGAGCACACCCAGCGGCCTGGTGCCGCCCCTCAGCCCAGCCACACTCTCTGGACCCACCTCGCAGCCTCAGAAGGTCCTGCTGCCCTCTTCCACCAG AATCACCTACGTGCAGTCGGCGGGTGGGCACGCGTTGCCCCTGGGCACCAGCCCTACGTCCAGCCAGGCTGGAACAGTCACCTCGTATGGGCCCACGAGCTCGGTAGCCCTAGGCTTCACCTCGCTGGGGCCCAGCGGACCTGCCTTTGTGCAGCCCCTGCTTTCAG GCCAAGCCCCACTGCTGGCTCCTGGCCAGGTGGGCGTGTCGCCCgtgcccagcccccagctgccGCCCACCTGCACAGCCCCCGGAGGTCCCGTCATCACAGCGTTTTACCCTGGCAGCCCTGCACCCACCTCCTCAGCACCCCTGGCCCAGCCATCCCAGGCTCCCCCGGGCCTGGTCTACACTGTGGCCACTAGCACCACCCCACCTGCTGCCAACATCCTGCCCAAGGGCCCACCGGCCCCTGCCACTGCCACCCCGGCCCCTACCAGCCCTTTCCCTAATGCCACAG CAGGCTCCATGACCTACAGCTTAGTGGCCCCCAAGGCCCAGCGGCCCACCCCTAAGGCCCCCCAGAAAGTGAAGGCAGCCATCGCCAGCATTCCCGTGGGTTCCTTTGAGGCAGGTGCCCCTGGGCGGTCAGGCCCTGCAGCCCGGCAGCCCTTGGAGCCTGGCCCAGCCCGTGAGCCCCCTACCCCTGAGTCTGAGCTTGAGGGGCAACCTGCAACACCggcccctccaccacccccagagACCTGGGCTCCCACAGCCCGGAGTAGCCCCCCACCGCCCCTGCCTGCTGAAGAGCGGACTAGCAGCAAGGGCCCTGAGACCATG GCCAGCAAATTCCCCGGCTCATCTTCAGACTGGCGAGTCCCTGGGCTGGGTCTGGAGAGCCGTGGGGagcctcccacccctcccagcccagCACCAGCTCCGGCCCCAGCCCCTGGCGGTGGCGGCAGCAGCAGTAGCGAGGGCAGCAGTGGGAGGGCAGCTGGGGACACCCCCGAGCGCAAGGAGGCCGCTGGTACCGGCAAGAAGGTGAAGGTGCGGCCCCCGCCCCTGAAGAAGACCTTTGACTCTGTGGACAA CAGGGTCCTGTCGGAGGTGGACTTCGAGGAGCGCTTTGctgagctgcctgagttccggcCTGAGGAGGTGCTGCCTTCGCCAACCCTGCAGTCTCTGGCCACCTCGCCCCGGGCCATCCTGGGCTCCTACCGCAAGAAGAGGAAGAACTCCACTG ACCTGGACTCAGCCCCTGAGGACCCCACCTCGCCCAAGCGCAAGATGAGGAGACGCTCCAGTTGCAGCTCCGAGCCCAACACCCCTAAGAGTGCCAAGTGTGAGGGGGACATCTTCACCTTTGACCGTACAG GTACGGAAGCCGAGGATGTGCTCGGGGAGCTGGAATATGAGAAGGTGCCATACTCTTCACTGCGGCGTACCCTGGACCAGCGCCGGGCCCTGGTCATGCAGCTCTTCCAGGACCATGGCTTCTTCCCATCAG CCCAGGCCACGGCAGCCTTCCAGGCCCGCTACGCAGACATCTTCCCCTCAAAGGTCTGCCTGCAGTTGAAGATCCGGGAGGTGCGCCAGAAGATCATGCAGGCCGCCACGCCCACGGAGCAGCCCCCTGGAGCTGACGCCCCCCTCCCCGGACCGCCCCCTGCTGGCACTGCTGCTGCCCCtgtccccactcccagccctgctGGGGGCCCCGACCCCACCTCACCTGGCTCGGACTCTGGCACAGCTCCGGCTGCCCCGCCACTGCCTCCACCTCCAGAACCGGGTCCCGGACAGCCTGGCTGGGAGGGCCCCCCCCagccatcccccccaccccccggcccctcCACAGCTGCCACAGGCAGGTGA